The genomic DNA tataatataataaagagataaagttctaaatttttatttgatttaataTGCTATGTTTCCATAATTtggaagaccaaaaaaaaaaaagagtcataaaCAATaccaatgtttattttttttaatgaatcaatAACTCAAAAGAACTTTTTTCCTATTCATAAGGTCATACGTCTGGAGTGCTGTTGATATCAGATGAATCTACAAAGCCAAGAACAGGAACCACTGCATCTTCTTTGGAAGATCTGATACTTCgattcttctcttttctgttcaCATATTTGTGCAAAATGCTGTAGTACTGTTCCTTTGGATTGAAAGTATATAGTGATGAAATTTGCTGCCAGTCTTTTATGCTTGGAGTGTTGTATTCCTTTGGATGTGAACACTCAAAGAAACACTTGATATTTTCTTTTGCCAGTTCGGTTGCGTGTTCTGTGGCTTGACTTTTAAGGATCCGCTGCTCCTGTTCCAAATAGATTTTCCAAAATTTCAGCTGCAGGAAGCTAACTGGAGATAGGCATCGGGTGATGGATGTGAAAATCAGGAGGACAATGATAACAACTGCTATCAGGGCCCAGCCCAACACCTTAGGAAAACACAACAAAGTAGCAATTtagtcacatttttttcttagaaatttttaaatcctCAGATAAAGTTTGAACTACTCAGAATTACAATGATGAACAAGCAACAGTTTTAGGTCTTAATCCCTTAAGAGAAAGAAGTGGCAGTAACCTCTCAAACCCCTCAGTACAAGTGCTCATTTGACAAGACAGTCATTTTCCAAGGCATGTCAAGGGCCCAAGGAGGAGTTTATATGTCGAATCCCTGGAACTCAAAACGTGGAATTTCAGAAAATCCAATGAAACAAACATTCATTTCCAAGAACCTCTTAGCTTTACAAGCCCAGAAGTAGTGTGGGGTGATGGCTTTAGAGCCAGGCAGACCCATTTTAACTGTAACAATTCTGACTGGACAAACAACCTGACCTAGACTCGGTGTATTCGCTgtaaagacaaaagagaataataaaggaagtaaaagacccaGCACGGTGACTGGTACAGAGTGGATGCCTGACACTATACGAGTGCCCAAGTGCCTTTCTCCCTTTCATTAGTTatcctcaatattttgtaataacctataagggaagagactCTGaggaagaatacacacacacgtgtaactgaatctctgtgctgtacacctgaaactaacacgatattgtaaatcaactgtacttccatttaaaaaagaaaagaaaagcaaaagcaccgagatagaaaggaaggaaggaagggtgttaagggaaaggaagaagaaagaaaggaaggagggagggaagaaagaaagaaagaaggaaagaaagaaagaaagaaagaaagaaagaaagaaagaaagaaagaaagaaagaaagaaagagagagaaagaagaaagaaagagaaaaagaaagaaagaaagaaagaaaggaaggaagaaagaaagaaagaaagaaagaaagaaagaaagaaagaaagaaagaaagaaagaaaaagaaagaaagaaagaaagaaagaaagaaagaaaaagaaagaaagaaagaaagaaagaaaggaaggaaggaaggaagaaagaaagaaagaaagaaagaaagaaagaaagaaagaaagaaagaaagaaagaaagaaagaaagaaagaaagaaagagagagaggaagggagggagggaggaggaaggaaggaatgccTATCGGCTCATGAGAAGCCAACAACCATTCTAGTTAGTCTTCGGGTGTCGTATGTCCGGAGAAAGGGCACGCATTTCTACCTCCCCCGTTCATCCCCGTAGAAGCCCGTCCCTCTCCGATCCCCCCAGCGCGTCCAGCGCGGGCGCCCAACCTGCGACTGGGCCTTGAGCTCCTTCTGCAGGTCCTGCACGTCGGGCGCCTGGACCTGATGGCAGGGCACCAGCGGCAGCTGGGCCGCGCAGCCGGGGCTGCGGCCGAAGCACAGGCGCCGCGCCACGAAGGCGCTCCCGCTAGCGGCGCACTCGTAGAAGGAGCCCCCGAGCAGCGCCACGGCCACCCAGGTGAGCGGCGCGACCGCAGCGACAGCGCTGAGCTGCGCGCACACCAGGGCCCCGCGCAGCGCTGCGCCGCAGTCAGTGCGCGCGCCCGCCGCGCAGCAGCCGGTCAGCAGGCGCCAGGTGCGCGCGCTCAGCACGTAGCCCAGGAGGAAGAGCGCCAGCGCCGGCACCAGCAGGAAGACCAGGCCGTAGGGCAGGTTCCAGGCGGCGCTGCACGGGCACTGGAACACCACGGTGGAGAAGATGCGCTCCCCGCCCGCCGTCAGCAGGCTCACCAGGCCGTAACCCAGCGCATTGCGGTGCTTGAGGAGCAGGTCCAGCACCGCCCGGAACTTCTCCATGGGTCTCCTACCCCAGGGCGCCGTGGACGGGCCCGTGTGCTTCTGCCTCTTCGCTGCCCGGCTCCTCGAATGATTTGGGGAGGGTCTGGGGTCGGGTTTTCCCTGCTCTGCTAAGCCGCgccttccaaaaaagaaagaggTCTTCCCTGGGCTTCCTGAGCTTTCGCTTTCTTATTTCAACCAGATTAGGTATGGCAgactcaaacacacacaccactgaGCTCCCCAGTACCCACCCCTTTCCAGAAGCGGAGGTACTGGTGACCCCTAGCCCTCAATTCAGGAACTCTGAGGGAAGATAGGCCCTGTTCCATTGTGTTTTGTTTCCTCCTAACTGACAAGGGGACTTTCCTTCCCCTTAATGACCCTATGCAGTcaccaaatgaaaaaaatactttttacttGGGTAAACGGGGAAAAACACCAGCTTTTTCTCGATGGCAGCCACCCTGGCTCCTAAACCCACTCCCAGGCAGACCAAATAATTccaaaaaacgaaacaaaactgaTTATTTAGAGGAAACATTATTCAAGGGCAAATTTCCAGTTTCTCTTTCATAAACTAAATCGTGGCAAAGCCCCGCTCAAATTCCAGTACGTCCATGACGTCTGTCTCCTTTCTGTCCCCCTTCTGGACAGAACTGCCACTGTCCTCTCCTCTGCCTGGTCTCCTTCAGGAGATTAGCCTGAATAGACGGTATTGacttctgcctcttttttttttttcctcgcaGGTGGGTCCTAACACTGGCAGTACGTGGAGAAAAGTGTCGAATCCTTACTCAGTGACCACCAAGTTGATCAGCAGAGGAGAGCGGTACATAGTTGCTCAAAAAACACTAGTTGAACCAAAAAATTTCAATCTGCAGCCACATCTAGCTAACAGTATTTCCTCTACTTTCAGTGTTCTCAAAGCAGCATTTCTCGGACACAAGGTAAAACCACTTCTGTGAAACTGAGCCTTACTCCGTGCGGCTCTAGAGTGAGGTGAGGTGTACTTGAAAGAACATGGGCTGTGAAGTCaggtgcattgtgtgtgtgtatgtgtgtgtttaataagTTAGCTCCCCCTAGACTCATCATGCTCATTTGTCAAAGCAGAATATAGTGCTCACTTTTCAAGATTGTTGAGACAAGTAAATTGCGTAGCATCTGTAAAGCACTTTTACACACAGGGTGTGCCTATTAATGAATGCTCAGTGTGAGGGATTACCTCTCACCTTGCAACTTCAGGAGGAGACAACAGACAACTGTGTTGTACATTATTTAAGAATCCAAATGAATGCTCTATTTTAGATCAAGGATTGTATTCAGTGACTCAATGATCCTCCACGACCTTCAGAGGATCCGTGTGCCCTTAGCTGTCCATTTCACTTCAAGGAGGGTGTCTGGATACAGAGTCTGGGGAGGCAGGTTGCAGTCAACTGGTTGCCACTCAAGCCCATCCCCTAGGTTTGCCTTATTTATCTGGGAAGAACAGGTAGCCCACAGAGCCGAATGAACTGTTAGAGACGGGGCAGGAAACATGTTACTCTTTTCTTAGTTCAACTTGCCTCCTGAGCTCCCTCCCaccaccagtgcctggcacaaaaccACCTGCCACTGGGATGAATAGCTACTCTCTCTGTGTGAGTGTTCAGAAGCTGTCCTCAGATCAAGGTCCTTTCTGTCATGCTGGACAGTTGGGGCCCTCTTCTCTGGAGCTGGACCAGGTACTGCCAGGCTTCCTGTAAACTCGCATCAAAGTTGCATGTTTGAGGCAAATCACTTCTGCTATGACTATCATCTCTGTAAGCCCACATCTGCAAAAaatcttccttcccttttcctgtGGGTGACCCTCTGCCACCCTACTCCTCTGAGGTGTTGCCTCCTTTTCCACGCTTTCCACATACCGTCATGAACAAATTCCACTATATCACAACCTTTGTGCAGATGGCTTTATCCAAATCTCCCTTAATTGTAACCTAACTCAAACATACCCTTCCATTCTCTTGCATGAGATTTATTTATTCTCCCACGTTTCTCAGAACAAGAGGGAGGGCTGGCATTCCCCCACTACTACATCCAAACCTGTGCTTTTTCCATCACTTCTAACAGTTTATTCTCCATCAGGGCTCAAGCTGTTCAGCATGACCTCCTCCGTCACCTCAGTCCTGCTATCTGTTTTCATTCCCTTCATTTATTAAGACATTTGCATCTGGCGACagccttcctcttcttcctggccGCTGTCAAGGATttggtttcatttatatttagttACTATCCTGACTAGAGTAATTCGTTTGTTAACCAATTTATTAAttagttcatttgttcattcagtcattcatttaaagGTTTAATAAGCACCCAGAATATGCTAGGTACCTATAAAAGTGCCTGGTGTTATTGGGTACAACAAGGAACAAGACCAAGAGATGCCCTGCTTTCATTGAGCTTATGTTCTAGTGGAGAGGATATAGACGATGAGGGGGAATGTCCTCAGGTTATGCAGATAATTAAAATACAATCATGTGGTACAGAGTGTCCTGAGAAAGCCTCTATGAGGAGAGGACATTTAAGCAGAAACGGGAATGACAAAGGCTCT from Eschrichtius robustus isolate mEscRob2 chromosome 9, mEscRob2.pri, whole genome shotgun sequence includes the following:
- the CALHM6 gene encoding calcium homeostasis modulator protein 6; translation: MEKFRAVLDLLLKHRNALGYGLVSLLTAGGERIFSTVVFQCPCSAAWNLPYGLVFLLVPALALFLLGYVLSARTWRLLTGCCAAGARTDCGAALRGALVCAQLSAVAAVAPLTWVAVALLGGSFYECAASGSAFVARRLCFGRSPGCAAQLPLVPCHQVQAPDVQDLQKELKAQSQVLGWALIAVVIIVLLIFTSITRCLSPVSFLQLKFWKIYLEQEQRILKSQATEHATELAKENIKCFFECSHPKEYNTPSIKDWQQISSLYTFNPKEQYYSILHKYVNRKEKNRSIRSSKEDAVVPVLGFVDSSDINSTPDV